In the genome of Methanobrevibacter sp., the window TTGGTATTGCAGATAAGGGTTTGCCTACTGATATTGACTGGAAAAATAAAGACCTTAAAGGCCATAATATTCCTGAGAGAAATCTCCCTCAAATCTACAGATTAAGAAGATGGAATAAACGTCTTAGGGTTTCAGGCACTGGTGAGAGAAATCTTGCTTTAGCACTATCTGAACTGGATAGGCAATCTTCCAGATTGGGCGTTCCAAGGTCTGTAAGGGAAGATGCCGCTTTAATTTATAGAAAAGCCGCTAAAGAAAATATTGTCCGAGGAAGAAGCATTATAGGCATGGTTGCCGCTTCTTTGTATACTGCTTGCAGGCGTGCGGGTATTCCTCGTACATTGGATGAAATGTCAGAAGTTTCCCAGGTTACTCAAAAACAGATTGGTAAAAATTATAGGTTTTTAGCAAGAAAACTGAATATTAAATTAAAACCTACTTCACCTGCGGATTATGTTCCTAGGTTTGCTTCAAATTTGGGTTTGTCCGGAAATGTTCAAGCTAAAGCAATTGAAATTGTTAACAGCTCTAGTGAGCATGGATTAATCGTTGGTCGTGAACCTACTGGTATTGCGGCTGCTACATTATATATTGCTTCTATTGTACTTGGTGAAAAAAGAACTCAAAAGGAAATTGCAGAAATTGCAGGGGTTACTGAGGTTACTATTCGAAACAGGTATAAGGAATTGACCAATAATCTTGATTTAACTGTTATTTTTTAATTTTTCAAAATAGTTAAATAATATAATCTTTATATTATTATTGTCGTATCATTTTTTGACCAATGCCTACGGTCCTTCTATGAGGAAAGCTTTCGCTGTTGATGATTAGGAGAAACCCAGCATTGGATAGGCTGCCCGTTTCGAGGGTTACTCGAGGAGCGAAGGGTATTCTAGCGATGATTCAAGAGAGTTAGTATACGGGCAATAGAAATTTATATGATTAAGGGGCTCTATTTGGTTTATATGGATTTAATATTTAATTTTTCTTATTTTAAAATTATTATAGATGATTAACTAATTCATGGATTTATTATTCATTGTATTTTTAAAAAATAGTAGTTTATCCGTAATTATTTTTGAGGTTTTTTTGACCATTTTTGTGTTGGTGCATATATTATGTATAGTCTTTTTGATATATTGTGTTGTTGGAGAATAGTTTATTATCATTTTTTTGTTTTTTCACAAAGTCCACTCTTTCAAAAATTTTGTTGATTTGAAATTTTTTTTTTAATTCTGTTTAAAAATAGTTAACTTATATTAATTCTTAATAAAATATATTATTAGAGTAATTATGAATAGGGCATTAAAATCAAAAATTATCATGTTTGTCTCAATGATGTTGTTCATGATTTTTTATATGGTGATATTTGGAAGTAAAAATGCTGTAATCGGTATGATGGTGGTCATGGCGGCGTTCATGAATCTGAGTAATGATTTGTCATTTAAACCAAAATCTTCTTTTATTAAAATACTGTTATTGCTTTTGGTGTTAGGCATTGCATCGTTTTTGAATAATCCATTGACTATCTTTGGATGCATATTGACCTTTGTTGTTGTCTTTGCAACTACTTTCACGTCCTATAATCTTTTTGGTGCCCATGTTTATTTACCGTACCTGATGATATATTTTATGATGGTTGGAATTCCGGTTTCTGTTGAAATGTTGCCGATGAGGCTTTTGTCTCTTGTCTTCGGTGCGGTTTTCATCGTTGGATTGAATATGGCAATTAACAGGAAAAAAGATTATAAACTATCAAAAGCAACTATTGACATGTTAATTTCGGAATTAGACAAAGCCATAGATTTGAAATTGGATGGCAAAGATGTTTCTTCGGATAATTTCCGTACAATCAACGGATTTTATTTGAGTATTTTCAACAGGTCCGAGTATAAATATTTCCCATCTGAAATTCATAAATCCGTTTTGAATGTTGTCAAATCATTTCAATACATTGGAAAGATTATATCTGAGCATGATTTGTCAAATAAGGAACTGCTTTACATAAGAAGTGTTTTGTCTCAAATCAAACACATTGATTTGGAGGGCATATTTGACGGTATTGAAATAGAATCAAAAGTGATGTATCTTGTTTTATTAAATTTGGAGATAATTTCAAATGAAATCAAAAAAGATTTATCCGATGAAATAATCCTTCCAGATAAAAACACATTAAAAACCCAGTTCAAATCATTAATCATACAGTATTTCAGTTTCAGATCTGTCAAGTTTACTTTTGCATTTAAAATGGCCTTTTTAATGTTTGTCTGGCAGCTGCTGACGCTGATGTTTAATTTGCCATTTACAAAATGGCTATATTTCGCTACAATCTCGTTAATGTTACCTTATATTAATGATGTTGCATATTCTGCAAAGTCACGACTTCAGGGAACATTTATCGGAGTTTTTGTTTTTG includes:
- a CDS encoding transcription initiation factor IIB — encoded protein: MTLKASNISKVEFVPHIDQNVCPDCGSTNLNFDSGRAEICCNNCGLVIEDNIIDKGPEWRAHDHEQLAKRARTGAPSIFGIADKGLPTDIDWKNKDLKGHNIPERNLPQIYRLRRWNKRLRVSGTGERNLALALSELDRQSSRLGVPRSVREDAALIYRKAAKENIVRGRSIIGMVAASLYTACRRAGIPRTLDEMSEVSQVTQKQIGKNYRFLARKLNIKLKPTSPADYVPRFASNLGLSGNVQAKAIEIVNSSSEHGLIVGREPTGIAAATLYIASIVLGEKRTQKEIAEIAGVTEVTIRNRYKELTNNLDLTVIF
- a CDS encoding FUSC family protein, whose translation is MIYFMMVGIPVSVEMLPMRLLSLVFGAVFIVGLNMAINRKKDYKLSKATIDMLISELDKAIDLKLDGKDVSSDNFRTINGFYLSIFNRSEYKYFPSEIHKSVLNVVKSFQYIGKIISEHDLSNKELLYIRSVLSQIKHIDLEGIFDGIEIESKVMYLVLLNLEIISNEIKKDLSDEIILPDKNTLKTQFKSLIIQYFSFRSVKFTFAFKMAFLMFVWQLLTLMFNLPFTKWLYFATISLMLPYINDVAYSAKSRLQGTFIGVFVFAAILIIVPYLNVSFNVISVAVMVVCMFIMVIKLEDKLILTIVTTVISVMTALMYIPPPEAMELKILWVTVAVVVVTLFNYKFLPYSVEIETKNNLKTSYMLNQQSIDLVKQKCMATGPDKKTTLLVLSNVVRENIEITEENRELYTLQVKITDICNFILNYLDLIPISDDLAKNLVEIIDDNALADVNLNVKDKILAYSMEHVMSLFKDEQMIIGGFD